In Streptobacillus ratti, the sequence AATATGCAGACATACTTTAAAAAATTACAAAAAAATCCTATATATAAAAGAATAATGAAAGATCCTTTATCATATAATACAGGGGCAACTTTACTTGCAGTATTTGCTATAGCTCATTTTATATTTTTTAATAGTACATGGGGAGTTACATCAACATTTGCAGTATGGGGAGCAAAAATAGTTAAATTAATTGGAGCAACTCCAGAAAACTGGGGATATTTTCAAACACATGCTTCACAAGGTAAATCAATTTTAACTCCATTATTACAAGATGGTGGATCAATACGTAATATAGGAATAATACTTGGAGCAACTCTTGCAACTTTATTTGCTTCAGAATTTAGAATTAAAAAAATCAAAAATAAAAAACAAATTGTAGCAGGAATATTAGGTGGATTCTTAATGGGATTTGGTTCAAGATTAGCATTAGGATGTAATATAGGGGCATTATTTTCAGCTACAGCTGCATTATCACTTTCAGGATGGGTATTTGCAATATTCTTATTAGTTGGTGCTATTATAGGAAGTAAATTATTAGTGAAAGTATTTATGTAGGTATAGTTATGGATAAAAAAAGAGAAAGATATGATGTGTTAATAATAGGTGGGGGAAGTGCTGGTTTAACAGCAGCTATTTATTGTGGAAGAGCTAAATTAAAAACATTAGTATTTGAAAAAACATTAGTTGGAGGATTAGCAACATATACAAGTGATATTGCTAATTATCCTGGATTTCCTGAGGGAATAGGTGGAACTGAATTAATGAATTTATTTCATAAACAAGCTAAAAACTTCGATGTTAAGTTTAAATTAACTGATGTTAAGTCAGTTAAATTAGATAGTGAAATTAAAGAAGTTGAAACATTTAGAGTTATTTATGAAGCACCTGTAGTTGTTATTGCTGGTGGAGGTTATCCTAGATTAACAGGAGCAGTTAATGAAGATTTATTCTTATATGATAAAGGAATTTCATTTTGTGCAACATGTGATGCAGCAGCAAATACAGATAAAACTGTAATGGTAGTTGGTTCAGGAGATTCTGCTATAGAAGAGGGTATATTTTTAACTAAATTTGCTAAAAAAGTAATAGTTTCAGTAGTTCATGATGAGGGAATAATGGATTGTAATGAAATTGCAAAAGCTGAAGCTTTAGCTAATCCAAAAATGGAATTTATATGGAACAGTATGGTTAAAGAATACAAAGGTAATGAAAAATTAGAAACTGTTGTTTTAAAAAACACAAAAACTGGCGAAGATATTCCAGTAGATGTTGATACATGTTTCTTATTTATCGGATATTTACCAAATACTTCTTTATATAAAGATGTAATAGATTTATCTGCTAAAGGATATGTAATTACTAATGAAAAAATGGAAACTAATATTGAGGGTGTATTTGCAGCTGGAGATATAAGAGAGAAGTTTTTAAAGCAAGTATCAACTGCTGTAGGAGATGGAGCAATAGCTGGATATAATGCTGAAAAATTTATTAGTGAAAGTCATACATTTAATAATCAAATTTTAAATGATGGAAAAGAAACTCTTGTATATTTATATGATTCAAGTGATAGTAAGATGTTAGAATTTTTACCAAAAGCAGAAGAACATTCAAATTCTATAAATTATGAATTAGTTAAAGTAGATATATATAAAAGTAAATTCATAGCTAATAAATTAGAAATAAAAGAATTTCCTGCATTAGTATATTTAAAAGATAAAAAAATTACAGATATAAAACATGAAATATAGTTTGAAACTGAGGGAAACCTCAGTTTTTTATTTGAATATAAAGAAATTTTTGATATAATATATCTAGGAGGCTAAAATGATAGAAGAATGTTTTGGAGAAATTTGTCCTATTCCATTTTTAAAATTTGAAAGAATTTTTAATGAAATAGAAATTGGTGAAAATTTCACTATAATTGTTGATCAAAGTTGTGCTAAGGTTAAAATTGAAAATCATTGTAAGTATAAAAATATTAGATTTAAAACTATTGAACCAATAAATGGTATATGGGAAATAACAGTATGGAAATAAAAAGATAGTCACATTATAAAAATGACTATCTTTTTTAGCATATTGTATCAAGAATAAATTTCTCTATATAATCTATGACTTCTTTATGTTTCTTACTATTTTCAAATCTACGTGCAATAAATATCTCTTTTGTTATATTTATTCCTTTTATTTCAATAGCTTTTAATTCTTTTCTATAAATTTCTGTTTTAACAGAAGAATAAGGTAGAAAAGCTAAAAAATTTGATTGACTAACAGATTTTTTTATAGCTTCTATAGACTCAAGTTGGGTTATAATATTAAAACTTGAATAATTTGATATTACTTCCTCTATAGCTTCATTAATAGTATCATCACCTATATATTCAATGTATTTAAATTTGAATAAATCTGATAATTCAACTTTAGATAGCTTATTTTTATTAGAAGCTACTAATATGATATTCTCATCATAAGCCTTAGTATATTTAATTTTCCAAAATTCACAATTTTGACAATTTGAAACAAAACCTATATCTACAATACCATCTGCAATATCAGAAACAATTTTGGAAGAACTATTTTTTAATAATAGTGGAAACTTCATATTTTTAAATTTATCACTCAAATTATAGAGAACACACGGAAGAGAGTAGTTAGCTACAGACGGTACGGCAACTATTTTTAATTTTTTTACATTATCTTTAAAGTCTTTAATTTCTTTTCTAATTTCATTATCAATATCAATTAATTTCTTAAAATAATTATAAGCAATTTGTCCCTCTTTTGTTAAACTTACACCTTTATTTGTTCTATTTAATAATGTTGCACCAAGATCTAATTCTAATTTATTTATTATTTTTGAAAGAGCTGATTGAGTAATAAAAAGCTTGGTAGCTGTTTTAGAAATAGTCCCATATTCAATTAATTTAGTAAATGCCTTTATATTGTTTATATCCATATTTTATATCCTATCTGTATAAATTATTGATTTGTTCCTGTAATTCTTCATCTTCAATATATTCATCAAAACTCATTTCTTTGTAAATTAAACCTTTAGGAGTAATTTCTATTATTTTATTTGCAACTGTTTGAATAAATTCATGATCATGTGTTGTAAATAAAATAGTTCCATTGAATCTTGTTAGCCCTTTATTTAATGATGTTATAGATTCAAGATCTAAGTGATCGGTAGGATTATCTAATAATAAAACATTTGCACCAGATAACATCATTTTTGCTAACATACATCTAACCTTTTCACCACCAGATAATACTTTAGCTTCTTTTCTAGCATCATCACCAGAAAATAGCATACGTCCTAAAAATCCTCTAACATATTCTTCGTGTTGATCTTTAGAATATTGTCTTAACCAATCAATAAGTGAAAGATTTACATTTTCAAAATATTCTGAATTATCTTTAGGGAAATAGCTTTGTGTTGTAGTCATTCCCCATTCAAAACTACCACTATCAGCTTCTAATTCGCCAGATAATATTTGAAATAGAGTAGTCTTTGCAATATCATTTCTTGAAAGAATAGCAACTTTATCATTAGTATTAATAGTAAAACTAATGTTATCTAAAACTAATTCACCATCAATAGTTTTAGATAAGTTTTCAACTTTCAACATATTATTACCAGCTTCTCTTTCAGGTTTAAAGTCTACATATGGATATTTTCTATTTGAAACTTGCATATCTTCTAACTGTAGTTTATCTAATTGTTTTTTTCTACTTGTTGCTTGTTTTGATTTAGAGGCATTTGCAGAGAATCTTGCTATAAATTCTTGTAATTCTTTTCTTTTTTGTTCTATCTTTTTATTCTGATTTCTTAATAGTTCTTGCATTAATTGAGAAGATTCATACCAGAAGTTATAGTTTCCAACAAATAATTTAATTTTACCATAATCTATATCAGCAATATGAGTACATACTTTATTTAAAAAGTGTCTATCATGCGAAACTATTAATACAGTAGTAGTTTCAAGATCCATAATAAAATTTTCAAGCCAATTTACAGCTTTTAAGTCAAGTCCGTTTGTAGGCTCATCAAGTAATAATATATCTGGATTACCAAATAAACTTTGAGCAAGTAAAACTTTAACTTTTTCTGGTTCTGTAAGTTCTTTCATAAGCTTATAATGTAAATCAGGAGTAACTCCTAATCCATTTAAAAGTTTTTCAGCATTAGTTTCAGCATCCCAACCATCTAAATCTGCGAATTCACCTTCAAGTTCAGAAATTTTAATTCCATCTTCATCAGTAAATTCTGTTTTTGAATATATTTCATTTCTTTCTTGCATTATTTTATAAAGTTTTTCATGTCCCATAATAACAACATCTAATACCATACTTTCTTCAAAAGCAAAGTGATCTTGTTTTAAAAATGAAATTCTTTTATTTTTATCTATAATTATTTCTCCATTTGTAGAGTCAACTTCACCAGTTAAAACTTTTAAAAATGTTGATTTTCCTGCACCATTAGCTCCAATTATTCCATAACAATTACCCTCAGTAAATTTTATATTTACATCTTCGAATAATTTTCTTCCTCCAAATTGGACTGTTAAATTACTTGTAGTTATCATATTATATCCTTTCAAATATATTTTTTCTCAATATATTATATCAAAAAAAAGGCTTTTTTTCAAATCTTAAATATCTCTAAAAAGGTTGCTTTTATTTATTTAATTATAGTATAATGTTAATGAACATTAAAGAAAAAATATAGAAAAAAAAGAGGTGATTAAAATGGAAATACCAATAAAAGATGGTTTTAAATTTTTAAAGGGAGCGATAAAGTATCATCCTACAACCAAAGTGCCACTTGAATATATTATTAAAGATGATGCGGTTTGTATAACGATATTTGATGAAAATTTAGAAAAAGTATTATTCGTTGAACAATATCGTCCCGGTGTTGATAAAACCACATTTGAAAATGTTGCAGGTATTATTGATCCAGGAGAATCGCCTTATTTTGCGATAAATAGAGAGTTAAAAGAAGAAACAGGATATAATCTAAAAGATATAGTAGATGTAATATCAATGAAAAATCCTATGTTAGTTGATCCATATATGACACAATATATACATTTTTATGCAGGTAGATTAAAATCTAATGATATTATTCCAGGTGAAACAGATTTTGATGAAGCAGAGGATATTAAATCACATTGGATAAAAATTGATGAAATAGAGAATTATTTAATTGATATGAAAACATTATTATCAATAAAATATTTTTTACCAATTTTAAAGAAAATGAGTGTGAAAAATGAATAATAATTTAGATATAGAAAAATTAACACAGGAAGAAATAGATTTACTAAAACAAGAAATAAAGAGTAGATTAGATCATGAAGATGAAAAAGAATATTTTGAAGAAGATATAGATACAGAAGAAATAGCAGAGGATTTACAAAATTTAGAATCTGAAGAAGAAATAGAAGAATTTGTTGAAGAACATCATACTGTAGATATAGCAGATTCATTCTATGAAATTGATGATGATACAGAATTATTAAGAGTATTTAACTTATTTAGTGATGATGTAAAAATAGAAATATTTGAGCAATCTGATGAGGAATTACAAGTTCGTATTTTAAACTTACTTGAATTAGATAAAGCGATAGATATTTTAACATATTTACCTCCGGATGATGTTGCAGATATATTAGGGGTATTAGAATTAAGAAAAAGTAAAGAAATTTTAGATAATATGAAACGTTCTGATGCAAACAAGATAAGATTACTTTTAGGGTATGCAGATGATACAGCCGGTGGTATAATGACCACACAATATATAGCTTTTAAAAAGAATTTAAAAATTAAAGATATTATGGAGAAGATAAAAGTTATCGGACCTAAAACAGAATATATAGAAACTATTTTTGTATTAGATGAAGAATCAAGATTATTTGGAGAAGCCGATTTAAGAGATATATTAATATCATCTGATGATACAATGCTTGAAGAAATAACAAATGAAAATATTATTTATGTTGATCCGTATTATGACCAAGAAAAAGTTGCACAAATAGTTTCAAGATATGGTCTTAAAGTAGTTCCAGTTGTAAATAGAAAAGGTAATATGCTTGGAATAATTACTATAGATGACGTTATTGATGTAATTAACGAAGAAAATACTGAAGATATCTTAAAAATGCACGGAGCAGGAGATGATGAAACACTTGAAACAACTTTAAAGGATAGTGTTTTAAAAAGATTACCATGGCTTTCTATAAATCTAATAACGGCATTTTTAGCATCATTTACTGTTGGATTATTTTCTGAAACAATAGATGCTGTAGTAGCACTTGCTGTTTCAATGCCTATAGTTTCTGGTATGGGAGGAAATGCAGGAACTCAAAGTTTGGCAGTTACAATAAGATCTATAGCTTTAGATGAAAGTGATAGTGAAGAAAGTTGGAGAATTTCACTTAAATATATTTTACTTGGATTTATAAATGGTATTATTTTAGGTATTGTATGTGGAATAGCAATCTTTTTCTTTTATAGAAACTTTTATTTAAGTTTTGTAATATTTTTAGCTATGATAGGTAATTGTGTTATAGCATGTTTGGTAGGATACCTTATACCGGTTGGTCTAAAACTAGCTAAGATTGACCCTGCGATGGCTTCAGCAGTAGTTTTAACAACAATTACAGATATATGTGGGTTCTTTTTATTTTTAGGACTTGCAACATTATTTTTAGATAAATTAGTATAAATGAATATGTAGGTGAGTAAATGATTAGATTTATAATAATATTTTTTTTAACAAGTTTAGTTATTAATTTTACTAAAAAAATAGTTCAAAATTATAACGATAGATTTGAGAAATTAGTGGGTATTAATAATGAATTAATAATAACTAAAAAAGATTTTTTTACAATAAAAAATATATATGTTGATTTATTTCAAGTCAATGATATTTTAGTTAATTCTCTTTCTTTTAATTCTACTATTGAAGGACCTAAAATTAATAAGTTTAAAATAATATTAAGCGTTGAAAATAAAATGATATTTATTAATAAGAAAAACAATGTTTTAAAGCTAATTAAGGCTATAAAATTTTTAGATGAAAGTCTATATTATAAGGTTCTTGATAAAACTGTTTTTGCTTTTGACCCTATTAGATTAACTCTTGAAAAAGAGATGGAGGAAATTAATATTGGTTGAAAAGATTTTAGGTTATGAAGTTGAAAGAAAAAGAGTAAAAAATATCAATTTAAGAATAAGAAGTGATTTAACTATATTCATTTCTGCACCTATTAATATTGATAAATATTATATAGAACAATTTATTTTGTCTAAAAAAGATTGGATAGATAAAAATATAGCAAAAATCAAAGAATATAGTAAAAATATTCAAGATGAAACTTTAGAAAATGGAACAAAAATTAAATTTTTAGGTAATTATTTTGAAGTTGAAATAATTAAAAATACATATGATAATGTAACTATTTTAAATGATAAAGTTATAATAAATACTAAAAATGATGATTTTAATTATAAAATGAAATTAATAGAACAATTTTACTATAAAGAAGCTGAAAAAGTATTTAAAGAAAGAATTTCTATGTATTTGTCAATAATGAATGAAAATATAGAAAGATTAATAATAAAGAAAATTAAAGGTAAGTGGGGATATTGTAAGCCTAATGAAAAAATAGTGGCATTAAATACTAAATTAATAAAGCGTTCTTTATTTGAAATTGATTATGTAATAATACATGAATTATCTCATTTAAAACACCCGAATCATAGTATTAATTTCTATAGACATGTAGAAAAATATATGAAAAATTACAAAGAAGCTGAGAAAAAATTAAAATATAAGTAAGGAGATATTTATGGATTAAATGTTTCAAACGAGTATGAAAAAGCTATAGAACAGAAAAGTGCAGAACAAGCAGTCGAAAAAGCAAAATCTGAACAAGAAAAATTTATCTGTAGAAACAGAAAATAGAGTTAAATTAGCAGAATATATCAGGTTGAAAGTAATTCATTAAGTAAGTAATTATTACAAAAAATGACTAATATTAATTAATGATATTTTAAAATAAAGGAGAATATATGAAAATAAGAATGACAACAAATAAAGGGGATATAATATTGAATTTGTTTGAGGAATCAGCTCCAATTACAGTTGCAAATTTTATAAACCTAGTTAATAGAGGTTTTTATAATGGTTTAAAGTTTCATAGAGTAATAGAGGACTTTATGGCACAAGGTGGAGATCCTACTGGAACAGGTATGGGTGGTCCAGGATATATGTTTGGCGATGAAGTATATAATGGATATGTCTTTGATAAACCTGGATATTTAGCAATGGCAAATGCAGGTCCTAATACCAATGGATCACAGTTTTTTATAACTACTGTAGTTACAGAATGGTTAAATAATAATCATACAATATTTGGAGAAGTTAATACAGAAGAGGATTTAAATATTGTTAAGTCATTAGTTACTGGAGATATAATGGAAAAAGTAGAAGTTATAGAAACTAATGAAGATTATTTAGAAAAAGTTGTAGATATAATTGCAGAATTTAATAAGAAATTAGATAAAACAAAATAAAAATATTATAAATAAACTGTTTGGTCTAAATTCTGATATGTATAGAAAAAGCTATTCATTTGAATAGCTTTTTTATTTTACATTATTTTCAAGTTGTGATAATTTTTCATCAATTAAATTTAATATATATTCTTTATCTTTTTCATTATTAACAAAATCAATTTCATCTACATTAATAGTAATTATTTCAGATATGTTATAATTTTTAAAATATTCTCTATAATGTCTATCTAAACTTTCCCAGTAGTATCTAGGCACTATTTGTTCATAATCTCTACCTCTTTTTTTAATTTTTGCAAGGGCAGAATCAACAGAAGTTTCTAAATATATCATTAAAGCTGGTTTTTCAACATGTTCTAACATATTAAAAAGTAATTCTTCATATAAATCAAATT encodes:
- the mgtE gene encoding magnesium transporter, which encodes MNNNLDIEKLTQEEIDLLKQEIKSRLDHEDEKEYFEEDIDTEEIAEDLQNLESEEEIEEFVEEHHTVDIADSFYEIDDDTELLRVFNLFSDDVKIEIFEQSDEELQVRILNLLELDKAIDILTYLPPDDVADILGVLELRKSKEILDNMKRSDANKIRLLLGYADDTAGGIMTTQYIAFKKNLKIKDIMEKIKVIGPKTEYIETIFVLDEESRLFGEADLRDILISSDDTMLEEITNENIIYVDPYYDQEKVAQIVSRYGLKVVPVVNRKGNMLGIITIDDVIDVINEENTEDILKMHGAGDDETLETTLKDSVLKRLPWLSINLITAFLASFTVGLFSETIDAVVALAVSMPIVSGMGGNAGTQSLAVTIRSIALDESDSEESWRISLKYILLGFINGIILGIVCGIAIFFFYRNFYLSFVIFLAMIGNCVIACLVGYLIPVGLKLAKIDPAMASAVVLTTITDICGFFLFLGLATLFLDKLV
- a CDS encoding ABC-F family ATP-binding cassette domain-containing protein yields the protein MITTSNLTVQFGGRKLFEDVNIKFTEGNCYGIIGANGAGKSTFLKVLTGEVDSTNGEIIIDKNKRISFLKQDHFAFEESMVLDVVIMGHEKLYKIMQERNEIYSKTEFTDEDGIKISELEGEFADLDGWDAETNAEKLLNGLGVTPDLHYKLMKELTEPEKVKVLLAQSLFGNPDILLLDEPTNGLDLKAVNWLENFIMDLETTTVLIVSHDRHFLNKVCTHIADIDYGKIKLFVGNYNFWYESSQLMQELLRNQNKKIEQKRKELQEFIARFSANASKSKQATSRKKQLDKLQLEDMQVSNRKYPYVDFKPEREAGNNMLKVENLSKTIDGELVLDNISFTINTNDKVAILSRNDIAKTTLFQILSGELEADSGSFEWGMTTTQSYFPKDNSEYFENVNLSLIDWLRQYSKDQHEEYVRGFLGRMLFSGDDARKEAKVLSGGEKVRCMLAKMMLSGANVLLLDNPTDHLDLESITSLNKGLTRFNGTILFTTHDHEFIQTVANKIIEITPKGLIYKEMSFDEYIEDEELQEQINNLYR
- a CDS encoding sulfurtransferase TusA family protein; amino-acid sequence: MIEECFGEICPIPFLKFERIFNEIEIGENFTIIVDQSCAKVKIENHCKYKNIRFKTIEPINGIWEITVWK
- a CDS encoding peptidylprolyl isomerase, whose protein sequence is MKIRMTTNKGDIILNLFEESAPITVANFINLVNRGFYNGLKFHRVIEDFMAQGGDPTGTGMGGPGYMFGDEVYNGYVFDKPGYLAMANAGPNTNGSQFFITTVVTEWLNNNHTIFGEVNTEEDLNIVKSLVTGDIMEKVEVIETNEDYLEKVVDIIAEFNKKLDKTK
- a CDS encoding FAD-dependent oxidoreductase, producing the protein MDKKRERYDVLIIGGGSAGLTAAIYCGRAKLKTLVFEKTLVGGLATYTSDIANYPGFPEGIGGTELMNLFHKQAKNFDVKFKLTDVKSVKLDSEIKEVETFRVIYEAPVVVIAGGGYPRLTGAVNEDLFLYDKGISFCATCDAAANTDKTVMVVGSGDSAIEEGIFLTKFAKKVIVSVVHDEGIMDCNEIAKAEALANPKMEFIWNSMVKEYKGNEKLETVVLKNTKTGEDIPVDVDTCFLFIGYLPNTSLYKDVIDLSAKGYVITNEKMETNIEGVFAAGDIREKFLKQVSTAVGDGAIAGYNAEKFISESHTFNNQILNDGKETLVYLYDSSDSKMLEFLPKAEEHSNSINYELVKVDIYKSKFIANKLEIKEFPALVYLKDKKITDIKHEI
- a CDS encoding M48 family metallopeptidase — protein: MVEKILGYEVERKRVKNINLRIRSDLTIFISAPINIDKYYIEQFILSKKDWIDKNIAKIKEYSKNIQDETLENGTKIKFLGNYFEVEIIKNTYDNVTILNDKVIINTKNDDFNYKMKLIEQFYYKEAEKVFKERISMYLSIMNENIERLIIKKIKGKWGYCKPNEKIVALNTKLIKRSLFEIDYVIIHELSHLKHPNHSINFYRHVEKYMKNYKEAEKKLKYK
- a CDS encoding deoxynucleoside kinase produces the protein MKGIICVDGVVGVGKSSLGKILAEKYDSVLYEEPVIDNPILDKYYYDRKRWSFPLQIFFLNKRFQAIKNASRLGKCVMDRSIYGDVIFSKMLVEDGDMTQEEFDLYEELLFNMLEHVEKPALMIYLETSVDSALAKIKKRGRDYEQIVPRYYWESLDRHYREYFKNYNISEIITINVDEIDFVNNEKDKEYILNLIDEKLSQLENNVK
- a CDS encoding NUDIX hydrolase, with product MEIPIKDGFKFLKGAIKYHPTTKVPLEYIIKDDAVCITIFDENLEKVLFVEQYRPGVDKTTFENVAGIIDPGESPYFAINRELKEETGYNLKDIVDVISMKNPMLVDPYMTQYIHFYAGRLKSNDIIPGETDFDEAEDIKSHWIKIDEIENYLIDMKTLLSIKYFLPILKKMSVKNE
- a CDS encoding LysR family transcriptional regulator produces the protein MDINNIKAFTKLIEYGTISKTATKLFITQSALSKIINKLELDLGATLLNRTNKGVSLTKEGQIAYNYFKKLIDIDNEIRKEIKDFKDNVKKLKIVAVPSVANYSLPCVLYNLSDKFKNMKFPLLLKNSSSKIVSDIADGIVDIGFVSNCQNCEFWKIKYTKAYDENIILVASNKNKLSKVELSDLFKFKYIEYIGDDTINEAIEEVISNYSSFNIITQLESIEAIKKSVSQSNFLAFLPYSSVKTEIYRKELKAIEIKGINITKEIFIARRFENSKKHKEVIDYIEKFILDTIC
- a CDS encoding YeeE/YedE thiosulfate transporter family protein, translated to MQTYFKKLQKNPIYKRIMKDPLSYNTGATLLAVFAIAHFIFFNSTWGVTSTFAVWGAKIVKLIGATPENWGYFQTHASQGKSILTPLLQDGGSIRNIGIILGATLATLFASEFRIKKIKNKKQIVAGILGGFLMGFGSRLALGCNIGALFSATAALSLSGWVFAIFLLVGAIIGSKLLVKVFM